Genomic segment of Vulpes lagopus strain Blue_001 chromosome 7, ASM1834538v1, whole genome shotgun sequence:
AATTTTCTGAAAAAGTTGGTCCTGACGGACGCACTTTTGGTTCTATCACAGCTAAAAAAATCGTTGAAGAATTGGCAAAACAATACGGTCTGAAAGTTAACAAACGTGCTATTGCATTAGACCACCCAATTCGTGCGATTGGCATGATCGAAGTTCCTGTTAAATTGCACAAAGAAGTCAGTGCAGATATCAAATTGAACATCAAAGAAATGTAATCGGTTGTTGAAAAAGGCACGGGGAGGTGAAAAACATTGGCGGAGAATCTTGAATTAAGGGTTCAGCCACAAGATTTACTGGCAGAACAATCGGTTTTAggttccattttttatttctccagacaAACTGATTACCGTTCGTGAGTATGTGAGCCCAGATGACTTTTACAAGTACGCccataagattatttttaaagccatgatTGCTCTTTCTGATCGCAATGAAGCCATTGATGCGACAACCGTTCGGACGATTTTAGACAATCAAGGGGACTTGCAAAATATCGGTGGCTTATCCTACATTGTTGAGTTGGTCAATAGTGTACCGACCAGTGCCAATGCGGAATATTATGCAAAGATTGTGGCTGAAAAAGCCACTTTGCGTAATATCATCGCACGCTTGACAGAAACTGTAAACCTTGCTTATGATGGAACGACTGATTCGGAAGAACTTATTGCTGGAGCTGAGAAAGCCTTGGTTGATATCAATGAGCATAGCAATCGCAGTGGTTTCCGACGTATTTCAGAGGTTTTGAAGGTGAATTATGAAAACCTTGAAGCGCGTTCGCATCAGACTAGCGAGGTGACGGGCTTGCCAACAGGTTTTCGTGATTTGGATAAGATTACAACAGGTTTACATCCAGATCAACTGGTCATTTTAGCGGCTCGTCCTGCGGTGGGGGAAAACGGCTTTTGCCTTGAATATCGCTCAAAATGTTGGAACGAAACAAGAAAAGCCAGTTGCTATTTTTTCCTTGGAAATGGGAGCTGAAAGCTTGGTCGATCGTATGCTAGCAGCAGAAGGCATGGTCGATTCACACCATCTAAGAACTGGGCAACTCACTGATCAAGAGTGGAATAACCTAACGATTGCTCAAGGTGCTTTAGCCGAGGCACCTATTTATATTGACGACACACCAGGGATTAAAATCACTGAAATCAGGGCGCGTGCTAGAAAATTGGCGCAAGAATTTGATGAGGGGCTGGGCTTGATTGTCATTGACTACCTGCAGCTCATCACAGGAACTCGTCCTGAAAACAGACAACAAGAGGTTTCTGACATCTCACGTCAATTGAAGATTTTagcaaaagaattaaaagttcCTGTTATTGCCTTGAGTCAGTTATCTCGTGGTGTTGAGCAACGTCAAGACAAACGTCCTGTTTTGTCAGACATTCGAGAATCTGGTTCTATCGAGCAAGATGCTGATATCGTGGCTTTCCTTTATCGTGATGATTACTACCGTCGTGAAGGGGAAGAGCAAGATGATGCTGTTGAGGATAACACCATCGAGGTTATCCTAGAGAAAAACCGCTCAGGTGCACGTGGAACAGTCAAACTAATCTTCCAAAAGGAATACAATAAATTTTCGAGTATTGCACCATTTGAGGAACGCAATTAAACCATTTAAAAGGAGTATGGTAATAAAATGAGTGATGCATTTGCAGATGtagccaaaatgaaaaaaatcaaagaagaaatcaaagccCATGAAGGTCAATTGGTTGAATTGACACTAGAAAATGGTCGCAAacgtgaaaaaaataaaatcggtCGTTTGACAGAAGTTTACCCATCGTTGTTCATCGTGGAATACAATGAAAACTCAGATGTTCCAGGTGCCATCAACAATTCTTACGTTGAATCATACACCTACTCAGATATTCTGACCGAAAAAACATTGATTCATTATTTTGATTAATCATTGATAGTTAGTAAGTGGTAAGAGTTTTTAGAATTAGCCTTCATAGCTAAACGTAGGAGAACAGGAGAAGCTGTTCTCTTTTCTACCATTTGTCAAGTATATCAACGATTTCTAGAAGAAATCATTATCGGAAGCTACTTAATTCAACCAGTAGAGAAGTTATTTCTTTGACTTAACAGAGAAAAAGTGCACAACTAAATAACACCTTAGctagctacatttttaaaaaggtgttacAATAATATGGCATAAACAATTTTAGCGATTTTGGGTTGAAGTGTAATCGTAAAGTTTGTTATGCGTTATGAGGTAATACATTGTCCGAATAAGGCGATGTATAGAGGCAATCGTATGTGGCTTCGTTGAAGTTGTTTGCGATTGTCTTTTTCGTTTCTCATAGAAGTCTTCAATATGGCAATGATTAGTATGGCTAGCCGCAGCGATGTTGTGAATACACTTAAACAGAATCTTTCTAGCGTAGGGATTACCACGCTTGGTAATGTGTTCCTTAGCGAGGAAGTTTCCAGACTCATAGTGCCGTAAGTCGATACCGATAAAAGCATTGATTTGATTGGCAGACTGAAAACGGCGGATATCTCCAAGTTCACCAATCATGCTTGTCGCAGTTGTCTCAGCGATGCCAGGAATAGAAAGCAGAATCTCATACTCTGGTAAAGGCTGAGCTAATTCCACCATTTGCTCAAGAACAGCTTGTCTTTGTTCAGAAAGTCTGAGTAGTTCTTTGGCATAGTAACGAACTTCTTCAAGTATTGGAGAGTTTTTCTTGACGGCACAATAAGACTGATTGGCTAGTGCTGCAAGCTTTTGTGCTAAGTAAGCCACGCGTTTGTCGGAAATGCGTTTTGAAGTAAATTGCCGAATACCTTCTAAGAGCTCATCTTTACTTAACTCAAGCACGAAGTCCTTGTAAGGAAACGTCATGACCAAGTTCCAGTATTGCTCCCTAGTTGGCGTTGATAAGATATTTTCCATCTCAGGAAAGGTAACTTGTAAGACTTTGTGCAATCGATTCTTAGTGCGGACAATATCCTCCGTTAAGTTCTGATAGAATCTACTTAAATCGCGCAGTTCTTGATAGACTTCTTCTTGGATATAAGTTGGCTTACGATTCAGTACAAATTGAGATATCGCTAATGTTTCGGCATCGATTTTATCCGTTTTACGGACACGCAAACTGTCTAATTGCTTTTTAGCTTCCAAAGGATTTAGCTGTGTATAAGCGTATCCATTTTCTTCAAGAAATGCTTGAAGACGACGCGAATAGACACCTCTTGCTTCAAAAATGATCTCGGGCTTTTGAACGGTTTTTAAATCATCTAATAGGCGAGTAAAACCGATAGCGTCATTTGGCATGGTGTATCCATGAATTTTTTCGCTATTGATGACAATAGCCACCTCTGAACTTGCCTTACTTACATCAACTCCAAATACTGTACGCATCATATTACCTCTTTGTCTTGAATGATTCCTTGttttagtgatttcattttcaatACTCGACATCTTGTGTCCCACATACTTTGATAACATTCTTCCTAAAACAGGTGTCTTGCCAGTTTTTGATACGACGTCTAGCGTCAAAAGAGAACTCGACTTAACAAGCCACCACTActttaacataaaagaaaaagtagagagtACTTTCTCCCGTCGGAGATTTTCTCACTACTAATCTTAGTATGTTTTTGATTGATAGAACTGATAGTAAGCGactaattgaaaatgaaattcatGATGGATATTGAACTACTattatatgaaagaaaagatatgACAAGAAAGAATTCGCCATTTACgactaaaaaaacaacaattaacGACTTAGGCGGTTATTTCTTCTCAAAGTAGGATATACTGAAATTATTCATGGCCATGACAATAACTAAAGAAACGGAGATGATCCAGATGGTAAAAACGTTAGAACAATTTGAAACATTGACCTCTGAACAGCTAGCAACTATTGAAGGTGGTGGTAAAGGGATTTGTAAACCCGTGTATACTGGAGCTAACGGATATTCATGCCGTTATAGTAATGGTGAATGGGGCTATGTGGTCACTAAAGGAAACTTTCAAGCGGCAACTGATGTAATTGCGACAGGGTGGGTATCCTCTCTAGGTGGTGCGTATGGCTATGCGACGAGTTGGGGAAGACGACCATGATGTTTTCTAAACGACGAAAAAGAAAGCGTAGTACTTTTTATCATCAGATAGAGCTCGTTTATAATAATCCTAGTTTGAAGATTAGCAAAGATCTTCGCAAAGCTCTTTTAGAGAGCGCTTTAGGACTTGAAAAGGAGACCGAATAGCTTATTTAGCCTATCGATTATATCCATTTGTTTGTGATGAGATATTGAATCAAAAAGCTAATCGTAATGATGAGTTAATcgttttacaaaaatatttagaaagaactCGTTGGAAATACTACTGGGGTGTTGTTTTAAGCATGGCATTTGCTCGTCAGTAGCATCACCCTAGCCATTGCATGCAATGCTATCTACGATTATTAGCTAAGGTTACTTGTTTTATAATACATTGGTTATAAGCGTTAGTCTGAAGGTCTAGCGCTTCTTTATAGCATAGGATATTATTGCTGGTTTAGTTAAAAGGCTTTACAAGtccttttttttatgttaaaatgtacTCTGTGTGAAATAATAGCAGGAGAGTATGAAGCTCGTCAACAGTTGGCTCTTCTACAGTTTTTCTTCAATAGAAAAGCTCCTAGAAGTCGGAAAAAGTAATCTTGGCTGTTTAGATGAAAGTCACCTGCACGAATCAGGATTCTCTAATTTGTTATTTcctacaaaatttttattttataggagGACATTTTTAATGTCACGTTATACTGGTCCATCATGGAAACAATCTCGTCGCCTTGGCTTGTCACTTACAGGTACAGGTAAAGAATTAGCACGTCGTAACTACGTGCCAGGTCAACACGGTCCAAACAACCGTAGCAAATTGTCTGAATACGGTTTGCAATtggctgaaaaacaaaaacttcgTTTTACTTACGGTCTAGGTGAAAAACAATTCCGTAACTTGTTCGTACAAGCTACTAAAGTAAAAGGTggaactcttggtttcaacttcATGGTTCTTCTTGAACGTCGTCTTGACAACGTTGTTTACCGTTTAGGTCTTGCAACTACTCGTCGTCAAGCTCGTCAATTCGTTAACCACGGTCACATCCTTGTTGACGGTAAACGTGTTGATATCCCTTCATACCGCGTAACTCCAGGTCAAGTGATCTCAGTTCGTGAAAAATCAGCTAAAGTACCAGCTATCCTTGAAGCTGTTGAAGCTACTCTTGGACGTCCAGCATTCGTATCATTCGACGCTGAAAAACTTGAAGGAACACTTACTCGTCTTCCAGAACGTGATGAAATCAACCCAGAAATCAACGAAGCACTTATCGTTGAATTCTACAacaaaatgctttaattttaaaagaagtattgaAAAAGCCCTTTGTTGGGCTTTTTTGTTTGCAGAAAAAAGCGGCTCTTTATCAACTGTAGTGGGTAGATGAAAAGCTAACACCTAGAGAGGACGAACTTCGTCCTCTCTTTCTTTATGTTCAATGCAATCAAAATccgttttttaaagttttcaaagttCCTGAAACCAAAGGCATTTCTCTTAATGACTTTGATGAGATTATTGGTAGCTTCCAGTTTGGCGTTGGAATAAGGCAATTCCATGGCGTTTAAAACCTTGTccttatcctttaaaaatgtcttaaatacCGTCTGGAAAATAGGATTAACAGTGGCTATTTCCTGTTCGATGAGGTCAGAAGAAATGATCTGAGTTTTTCTCTTGGAAATGAAATAAGAGAAGCTGATAGAGTTCATAGTGCTGTCTGAGTTCATCTGAGAAGACAGGAGTTTTTCTAGGATTTCCTTGTTAGTCAAATGCATTCGAAACATAGGGCGATAAAATCGTTTATCGCTGAGTTTACGGCTATCTTGTTGTATCAATTTCCAGTAACGTTTCAAGGCTCGGTATTCCTGCGATTTTCTGTCGAATTGATTCATAATTTGAATACGGACACGGTTCATAGCACGACTAAGGTGTTGCACGATATGAAAGCGATCGAGTACAATTTTTGCATTCGGAAAAAGCTGTTTAGCAAGTTGATAATAGGGACTAAACATATCCATGGTAATCACTTTGACCCGATTTCTAACCTTTCTAGGATAGCGTAGAAAGTGGTTTCGGATAGTTGCTTGGGTTCTTCCGTCGAGAATGGCGATGACATTTAGGGAGTCGAAATCTTGAGCGATGAAGCTCATTTTCCCCTTCTTGAAGGCATACTCGTCCCAACTCATCACCTCAGGTAGGGTATTCCAATCCGTTTCAAACTTGAATTCATTGAGCTTTCTCATAACTGACGATGTTGAGATAGATAGCCTGTGTGCAATATGTTTCATTGCTTGATTTTCGATGAGTAATTGTGCGATTTTCTGGTTAACAGCGACAGAGATTTGGTGGTTTTTCTTGACAAGAGGAGTTTCAGCGACCGCCATTTTTCCGCACTCTTTACACTTGAAACGACGCTTTCGAAGACGGATAAGTAAGGGATAGCCAGCTGTTTCTAGGTAGGGGATCTTAGAGGCTTTCTGGAAATCATATTTAGCCATTAGTCCCTTACAAGAAGGACATTTAGGGGCTGTGTAATCCAAGTGACCGTGGAGTTCTAAGTGAGTCCCATATCATATTCATCAGTGATAgtgatatttttgtctttaattctgAGAAAATTTGTGATAAGATTTAGTTGTTCCATATGAACCCTTTCTAATGTGAGTTTCGTCGCTTTTCATTATAGGTCATATGGGACTTTTTTTCTACACTAAAAAAGGCTCCATAATCTCTACAGTGGATTTACCCACTACAGAAATTATAGAGCCAAAAAAGCCGTCAGATAGTTATCTAACGGTTAATGTTACATTGGGAGTAATTTGAGCACGAGGTTGGTCATTTGACgtggtgattctttttttccgTTGGCTATCCAGGCTTGACATAATCCGAAAAAGGCAGAAGCCAGATAAATACTGCTGTATTCTGCTTCGACTGGGGTTAATTTCTCACGTTTGAAACGGCGTTGGAAATCGGTGTTGATAAATAATCTCACCTTGTTCACAATAAAGGTTTGAAATTCTCGTGTTCCATTTGCTGAGATGAGGGCAGACAGTAATTGCTCCCGTTTTAGAAATTCAAAAATCTCCAGAAAAGCAGCCTCTTTATCCCCAACGTGTTTTTCAAAAATGTACTCAATTTGATTAAATAAGGTTTGCTGGCAGGAATCAATCAACTCAAATTTATCCTTATAATGAGTGTAAAAGCTAGAACGACTAATGCCAGCTTCTTTGGCCAACTTTGTTGTTGTGATGTCATCAAAACTTTTGGTCTTTAGCAGGGTAACCATGGCGTTTTGAATAGCCTTTTTAGTGTTTGCTCTTCGATTGTCAGTTGTCATAGTCCtactttttgaacatttttagaaTATGTGTCAAAAAACTCCTCCGTTAAACTTGAAATAATCTCGTAGATAAGTATAATGTATTATATCACAAATTTGGACAATGTGTATAAAATAGGAGACAATATGTTAGAAGAATTAAAAgctcttataaagacaccaagGCTTTGGGTAACCATGATCGGTGTTGCCCTCATACCTTCTCTTTATAACCTCTCTTTTTTAGGTTCTATGTGGAATCCTTATGGTCGATTAGATGACTTGCCTGTTGCGGTGGTCAATCACGATAAGCCTGCAACATTGAACGATAAGAAAATTGCTATTGGCGACAACATGGTGGACAGTATGTCCAAAAATAAAGCGTTGGATTACCATTTTGTTAGTGAGGAAAAAGCTGAAAAAGGATTACAAGATGGTGACTATTATATGGTCATTGATTTGCCAGAAGACCTTTCAGAAAAAGCATCAACACTCTTGACAGATGATCCAGAGCAATTAACTATTCCTTATCAAACAACTGCTGGGCGTAGTTTTGTCGCTTCTAAAATGTCAGAAACAGCTATGAGTAAGCTAAAAGCAACAGTTTCTGAAAACATTACAGAAACTTACACAAAAGCTGTTTTCAAGAGTATGAAAAGCTTGCAAAGTGGTTTGAAAGAAGCTAGCTCTGGTGGCGATAAGCTTCTATCAGGTAGCCAGAAATTGCAGGAAGGTAGTCAAACGATTACGGATAATTTGAATGTGGCTGCTTCTGGTAGTCAGGCTTTGGCTGACGGAGCATCAACGCTTTCAAGTGGTTTGACGACTTACACAAATGGTGTTGGTCAATTATCAAGCGGAATTGGTACGCTTTCAAGTGGTTTGACGACTTACACGAATGGTGTTGGTCAATTATCAAGCGGAATTGGTACTCTTTCAAATGGATTGACGACTTACACGAATGGCGTTGGTCAATTATCAAGCGGAATTGGCACTCTTTCAAATGGATTGACGACTTACACGAATGGTGTTGGTCAATTATCAGGCGGAATTGGTACTCTTTCAAGTGGTTTGAATACCTACACGAATGGTGTTAGTCAACTTTCAGGTGGAATCGGTAGCCTTTCAAGTGGTTTGAATACCTACACCAATGGTGTTAGCCAACTCTCAGGCGGAATTGATAGCTTATCAAGCGGCTTGAATACTTACACCAACGGTGTATCGCAATTAGCTTCAGGCACAACAAGCTTATCATCAGGTATCAATGCTTATGTTGATGGTGTCAACCAATTGTCAAGTGGTTTGAATGAATTAAATGGCAAATCACAAGACTTAACAAATGGTATTGCACAACTGCAATCAAAAAGCAGCTCAAACTTGCAACAATTGTTGTCAGGTGCAACTGAATTAAACAATGGTTTACAGAGTTTACAATCTCAAATTAACGGCATATCTATCCCTGATGTGTCACAATTGCAATCTAGTCTAAGCTCACTAAGCCAACTTAGTCAGCAATTGTCAACAATGAGCAGCGCTATTTCATCTATCAATCGTTCTGATTTGGCAGCTGTTCAAGCAACGTCAGCTTATCAAAGTTTGAGTGCTGAACGCCAAGCAGAAATCGAAGCAGCTATTTCTAATAGTTCTGGTGCAGCAACTGCTAATCAGTTAACGTCACAAATTTCAGCAATTCAATCTCAATTGAGTTCGCTTCAATCCCTATCAAGTCAATTAGCAAATCTATCAACACTGTTGAATAACGTTTCAGCCTTGCAATCAGGAGTTGCTTCAGCAAGTGGCGGCAGTCAACAACTTGTCAATGGCTTGACAGACTTCAAGTCAGGTTTAGAAGCAGAAACAGGTATTCCTCAGTTAGTTGATGGTATTTCTCAATACACAGCAGCTGTTTCTCAATTGACAGATGGTGCTAATGCGGTTGTCGCGAAAAACGATCAATTAACTGGCGGTGCGTCACAATTGCAATCCGGTGCAGAACAATTAGCTTCTAACAATGATGCTTTAACAGGCGGTGCAGCGAAATTACAATCCGGTGCTAGTCAATTGGTATCAAACAATGACCAGTTAACCGGTGGCGCAGCGAAATTACAATCCGGCGCCGATCAATTGGTATCAAATAATGACCAATTAGCAGGCGGCGCAGCGAAATTGCAATCTGGCGCCGATCAATTGGTATCAAACAATGACCAATTAACAGGCGGCGCAGCGAAATTGCAATCCGGCACAGACCAATTAGTAGCAAATAACGGTCAAATCACTGGTGGTGCAGCGAAATTACAATCTGGCGCAGATCAACTAGTTGCTAACAATGGTCAAATCACTGGTGGTGTAGCAAAATTACAATCCGGCGCCGACCAATTAGTTGCTAACAACGGCAAATTGACAAGTGGTGTCGACCAATTGCAATCCGGCGCTGAACAATTAGCTTCTGGTGCTGGTCAATTGGCAGCAGGTAGTGAAACCTTGACAACTGGTTTAGGAACCTTGACAGACGGTATCTCAACCTTGTCTTCATCACTTTCTAAAGCAAGCAAACAATTGTCAGTTGTTTCTGTTAAGAATAAAAATGCTAAATTAGTTTCTGACCCTGTCACAACAAAACGCAAAGATATTGACACCGTTAAAAATAATGGTATTGGTATGGCACCATACATGATTGCCGTATCTCTAATGGTTGTGGCACTTTCAACCAACGTTATCTTCGCAAGCTCTCTATCAGGTCTTCCAGTTAAAAACCGTTGGGAATGGgctaaacaaaaaatctttatcaATGGTTTGATTTCAACAGCTGGTTCATTGATTCTATATGGAGCTATTCAATTCCTTGGTTTTGAAGCCAATTACGAATGGCGTAccatctttgttattttattaggtGGTTGGACGCTCATGGCTCTTGTAACGGCGCTTATCGGTTGGAACCGTCGTTAtggctcatttatttctttgattattttggttCTTCAATTAGGTTCTGCCGGTGGTTCTTACCCAATTGAATTGAGTCCAAAATTCTTCCAAGTTATTCACCCTTACTTACCGATGTCTTACATTGTAACTGCCTTGCGTGAAACCATTTCAATGACAGGCTCTATCGGTCAAGAAGTTGGTGTCTTAGTCGGTTTCTTAATCGCCTTCATGATTATGGGACTGATCATTTACAAACAACCAAAAGCAGAGGCCTAAGAGGGTTTACCTCTGCTTTTTTTGTGGgcagattatttgaaaaatatcagaaaattttaTACACTTAATGAATTCATTATGATTAACGAATTGGGGAGATTATGTCACTTATCACACTTATTTTATCGGTTTTAGTTGCCTTAGAGCATATTTACATCATGTATCTTGAAACCTTTGCGACACAATCAGATGCGACCAGCCGTGTCTTTAATATGTCAAAAGAAGAGTTGCAACGGACTTCAGTTaccaatctttttaaaaaccaaggggTTTATAACGGAATGATTGGTGTTTTCTTGCTTTACGGTGTCTTTACAAGCAATACAACTGTAGTTACTATCTTTTTACTAAATGTCATCTTAGTAGCCCTTTACGGTAGCTTAACAGCTGACCGCAAGATTATCTTAAAACAAGGTGGTCCTGCTATTTTGGCATTATTGACGCtcttattttaagacaaaaaaagcaTCGCTTGAACGATGCTTTTTGCGTTTATTGAATGGTGATGTCACCGGCTTTGTTGTCAATAGTTAATGTATTTTGGCTAGATGTGTTTAAATCTGAAGCGATGTCTGCATCTCCTAAAAAGTAAGATGGATTAATCTTCAAATCTTTGTCTGCCAGTGTAATATCGACATCTCCAGCTGTTGAGGTGATGCTATTGTCCTCACCCCTTGAAAGTCGCATGTTCAGCTGAGAAATCCATGCGGAGTTTGAAAGAAGTATTAGTGATTTGACTATTGTCGCAATCAAGGTCACCAGTTGTAACGGTAAAATCAAACTGATTTAATTGGCTGTGCTCAATATCGACATCTCCAGCTGTCAATGTAACAGTTCCAGCATTGATGTGAGCATTATACATGGTCAAATCCCCAGCTTTGACATCTAATTTGGCATTATCAAGCGAAAGGTTGTTAATGTCTAAATCCCCTGCCTTGAGATTGGCTTGGAGGGAGGTGAGGTTGGTATTTTTGCGGCACGGTGATGACAATGATGTGTGAATTCTCAATGATACCTCCTGATTTTGCTAGATTGATTAAATCTCTGAGACTAAAGAAATGGATCTCAGTATTTTCCCCTTGGCTCAAATGTCCTGTTTGTTTGACCGTTAATGTATCATCCTTAACCTCATAGTTGACAGAAGTTTTGCTATTGTCTGAGTAAGAATAAAAGGTTTGTCCACGTTTTCCTTAGCAACTACCACATCAAAAGCAGAGCTATCGATAGTTACTTTGCTAAAGGTGTCAAGGCTTACTTTGTGATAACGAGTTGTGCTTAAAGTTTCTACATTTTTCTCCAAATCAGCTAGTCCACCAGTCTCAAATCCATATCCTGCAAGTGCTGCACCAATTAAGGTCGCTCCAATCCCAAATCCTAAAATAATCTTTGTCCACGATTTCatcattttctccctttatttactgttttttgtgCCAAATGAACAATGCTGCGCCCAGCCATTCTAAAGACTGCTCCCGCTGCTAAAATGGCTAATAATGACAAGCCAAGTGATAGTAagcctaagccaaaaccaagtgcTGTTGCTGAGTAAGAAAACACTGAGGTAAGACCAGCTGTCAAAAGAGCATATAAAATcctgaaataataaaagcaactgCAAGCGCAAGTACTGTTGCAATAAGAGAAACCCCCAAGGTTAAAATAGTAATGAGAACCCCAAAAATGAGAAGGGCAAGCGGTAGAGCAACAGGTGTTGCTAGTACAGCTAAACTAGCAATCCAAACTGTTGTTCCCCATTTTTTAGGCGTTTCAGTAGCATCTGCATCAATGATTTTCTCATCAAGCAAACCGGCTGATAATATCATGAGCAGCCTCTTTTGGAGTCCCCAATTCGGCAATCACTGCCTCCTCATTTTCTGGGCCAGCCTCGTCAAAATATTCCCTAAAATAGTCCATCGCCTCTTGGTAGTCATCCTTTGGCAATTTCCGTAAATACCGATCTAATTTAGCTAAATACTCAACTTTCGTCATCCTCTAATCTCCCTTCAATAATCTCGTCAACCTTTTCCTGATAAAGTTTCCACTCCGTTTTCAAAAAAGCCAATTGCTCCTTGCCACTGTCAGTAATGGCATAGTACTTGCGTTTACGTCCTTGATATTCTTGTTGATAAGTGCTTAAGTAACCcgctttttccaatttttttaaaatcggGTACAAAGTGGATTCTTTGATATTTGCCAGCTTTTTAATCGTGTGACTAATGGCATACCCATAAGAATCCTCTCTGTCAACAATAGCCAGAACAAGAAATTCAATAACAGTTGCTGAAGTTGGAAAATACATACCTGCTCCTTtctcttatatataaaaattttatatataattattttatatataatcatatagtAAACAATACAGGAAGTCaagctaaatatataaaaattttatatataaaataaaaatcccttcgGAATAGGCTTCAGAAAAGGGATAAGAAGGATTAAATGATTCTAGAAAAATGACTAATAGGCTCTAAATGAGGCAAGTCTTGtctttaatacaaaataaaaaatccctgAAACAATCGTTTCAAGAGATTTTTAGGGTCTTCATTATTTAACCTCAGTAAAGATTACGTGTTTACGCAATTTTGGtgagtatttttttcaattgaagACGGTCTGGAGTGTTACGTTTGTTTTTTGAAGTAAGGTACAAGCGTTCACCAGATTCTTTGTGTTCAAGTGTGATATTTACGCGCATGGTATCTCCCTTCTATTATTTAGCTGCTTTAGCGATTTTACGTCCTTTGTAGTATCCTTTAAGTGATACACGGTGAGAACGTGAGTAATCTCCAGTAGTTTCGTCAAATTTTACTGATGGAGCAGTCAATTTGTAGTGTGTACGACGTTTGTTTTTCTTCGCTTTTGAAGTGTGACGTGCAGGTACTGCCATTTGTTATTTCCTCCGATAATTTTTTAGTTCTT
This window contains:
- the LOC121495286 gene encoding 30S ribosomal protein S4, whose product is MIQMVKTLEQFETLTSEQLATIEGGGKGICKPVYTGANGYSCRYSNGEWGYVVTKGNFQAATDVIATGRTFLMSRYTGPSWKQSRRLGLSLTGTGKELARRNYVPGQHGPNNRSKLSEYGLQLAEKQKLRFTYGLGEKQFRNLFVQATKVKGGTLGFNFMVLLERRLDNVVYRLGLATTRRQARQFVNHGHILVDGKRVDIPSYRVTPGQVISVREKSAKVPAILEAVEATLGRPAFVSFDAEKLEGTLTRLPERDEINPEINEALIVEFYNKML
- the LOC121495287 gene encoding putative DNA-binding protein YwzG, whose protein sequence is MVFLECFTRNSFDILPLCAFAREDSYGYAISHTIKKLANIKESTLYPILKKLEKAGYLSTYQQEYQGRKRKYYAITDSGKEQLAFLKTEWKLYQEKVDEIIEGRLEDDES